A stretch of DNA from Aspergillus flavus chromosome 3, complete sequence:
TAAGGTGATGAGGATAGGACAGCTTGTAGAGGAGCTCGAAGTACTTTTGCAGATATGGGCCAGCATCTCTCAGCGGCGTCAGGATGAGCACTCGTTCAGCGTTTGCGACAGCTTGAGCACTAGAGCCGATGGGGTTGAGGTCAATGTTGTGAATGGTAGAAGAGTTGACTTCATAAGGGTCATGGTGGTTATAGACGACCGGGGTTTGCATATGGGCATTCCATTCGGCCATTTCGTTAAGACTCATATCCATTGGCGACTTGGGAGGTCCGTAACAGTAGAAACTGGACGGTCGAGTTAATATGTGCATCATGTGCAGGGGGTGATTCAAGCCGCGTGCCGCGCCAAACACAGGCTGAAAGCGAGTCGAGCACTTACTTTTGCATCTCCGATGCGGACTTGCTAATACCACGCCACAGCAAGATCAACAAGCCAGTAAGGGCCAATGACACCAGGAAACGAGTGCGCGTCACCAGGACCAGAATGGCCCTCCATGGGGGCAACCTCGCCTTCGCCGACTTCCACGTTACACCACCCTTGGGAAGAAGCATCTTTGCGATCTAGGCAATAGCGACAAGTGAAAAGGACTTGAGGTAGGGATATCGTTCGAAGACGAAAGTTGTCGGTGTCTCGAACCGGTGACGATCCCGGGAAAAATGTAGGGTCGCTGGCACCAACGTCCGGAGATCAATCACCCTTTAGCCGATCGCACGACCAATGAAGGTAGGACGGACcggaaggggaaaaggagcGACCGAAAAGAGCACTTGGCGGTGGCGCCGACAAAGTCGAGGGGAGTCACTTGTCTAAGGCAATCCGAAGTTATTGTCGACTCAGTTGGGACGGGGAGAGGGAGTGCaaaggggagagaaaaaaatcgAGGTTTGCGCAGAAGTATGGGGAAGGGGGCAGGAGGAACGAAGATGGTCCGTGGGTGGTGGAAAAAGGACAGAAACGTCGGTTTGCGGGAGGGAGCGGCAAcaaaatattaaaaataggaaaaaacaaaaaagaatagaCACCAAACGAATGGATTTGACGGTCgtcaaaaagagaagaagaatactaTGATTACAAGACTTGCAAAAGGCAAGAGGTGAATGCGTGTCGAAGGAGAAgtaaaaagaaggggaaattCAGAAAACAAGAGGTTCTCGAATACTGAATGAAATGGGGAGACCAACTGCGGATGGAAAAGTCCAGACAAACACGCTTCGGGATTGGCGTTCACGTTACTTTTTATAGTCACATCAGATATTCAATTTCAACCATCTCGTCCATACCTTTCCCCATGTTGATTTCTCGGCCCTACGCCATTCATTCCTGGGAACTCTTCCCCACTACCACAATACATCTTTCTCAGAGTCATGAGGGAAtccaaaaaacaaaaggatCTCATTCGAATCCGATCCCAAAGCCTTCATCATGTCGGTAGTATTCGCGATGAAgggtctttgtcttcttggCACACACGCGGCCAATGGGACCCGTCCAATTCGTCCGCCAGTTATACTGCATAAAGGGGGACGGTGTTCATTTTATACGATCTTGGCTGGAATCACGACACTAAATGAAGGTACAGCAATAATAATATCGATAATAATCCATTCAATCACATTCGCTCTATATTCGTATTCGCTTTAGCCTGGACATGGATACACACAAATGAAAATAATGGAACAAAAACCGAAATCAACcgtatatatgtatagatAGAGAGATAAGAAAATTCCCCTTCCACTCCGAATCCCCACAGGATAaccaagaagatgaagacaacCCATCCCAATAtgaacaaaggaaagaaattatGTATTTCAacatgagaaagaaaagaaaatccgTGCAACTCGCAATTCCCGACCCAGTTTTTGATGTACAACCCACTTGCTCCAGTTCGCCAGGATCCAGtgaaaacaagaagacaGACCCTGATGAGAACACCAAGGCATCCCGGTGTCAATAATCAGTCCCGTTCGAAAACCAAATGGTACAATGCCACGCTATGCCACAAAACACAATCAAAACAGCAGAATCGGCTCCAAATCACAGCTCTATGCCCAAGGACAAGGAAATTCATTACAAGGCCAAGCAGAAGCAACATGCCCTGCCACCAGCTCATGGTGACGGAATAATGGACTGGCGCCGCGACGCGGGAACCGAAAAAGTCGATTGTGTGAAGACCGGGGACGAAGGCCCGGTCATTGGGGGTGAATGGCTAAGGAAGCTCTGCGAAAAGGACTGGGAAGACCCGGTGTGTGGCGGGTCGAAGCGGGAGGCCTCCGTGCCATTCACAGCGATCTCGTCGCAGAAAACACGTAGGCCAGGCAACATGTTGCGCGGCCTCGAATCGGAAAACTGGGTAAGAGGCTGGGGACTTGGCTGTTCGGTCTTGTGCGATCGGAACATGTGTTCATAGGATTTCAGCTGGAGCTCAAGCGCCTGGTTACGCTCCTCCAATAGCTGGTTTTCTTGCTTCAAGGACTTGATCTGTTGCTGAGCGGACTGATTCTGCTGCTGGAGATTGGCGATCAACTGCTGAAGCTGCATACACCGGATCTGAGGCTGAAGCTTCTCAGATAGCTGCCGAGGCATCTCATTTTCCTGGCGAATAAGGTGGACAATGATCAGAAGCATGAAATCGATGAGGAAAATGGCACCCTGCACAATGTGTTCCTTCGACTCGGGAAGACTCTTAGATGGATTCCACCCGGCCCGttcaaggaagaagtcatgAATACGACTGTCCAGTTCACGGTGTAACTGGCTCAAGTTCTTTCGTCGGTTGCCCTCTGCAATGCGGTGCTTCTCCCTCTGGTCGTCACATTCGCCCGTGACCATGCTCCCCTTACGCTTTCGGCCACACAGTTGCTGCAGAGGAGGCTTGCGGTTAATATGCTTTGGGGCGATCAAGTTCACGAGGTCGGCCGAAGAAAGATCCTGGGGCCATTCAAACATCTTCTGAGAAGGCAGAGACTCGGGCCATGAGCTATCGGCTGAATTGGCAGGCGAGGGGGGCGTAACAATGTGTTCGGATGCTGGAAACGGCGACTTGACAGGGAATGATTCCTGAGAGCTGGGAGGGCTAGGGGCGAAGATCTTGGAGGCCAAAGGATTGAATGGCCCGCGAGGCAAAGGGTCTACGCGGGGCAGGGGCGGTAACCGACGGTCGTCAGTCATTTCTGTTGCGTTAGGAGCGTTGGCGATAGAACGGACGCTTCTAAGAAGTCCATGTTAGTTATGCGTCAAGCGGCCAATGACGGTCATATCTTACGGAAGAGAGTAGCGCCGTGAGATGTCATCAGTCATCGAACTCATATCTTCAAACACCACGGCTGCGGTTGCTTAGGGTTTTGAAATAAGGTGAGGTGCAGCGGGAGGATATGTATGTCTTAGTAGAGTGGATGACCCAGTGAGATGTCGATATGTACGATGCGTCGATATGTATGTGCGAATGTCTGAGATTGATATAAACAATTGTCTCTGGGAAGGATAGATCGACGAGTGTCTCAGGGCGGGAAAGACAGTTGATAATAAATTAGTCTGAGGTCAAAGGTACGAAGTAAGGGCTAGTGATGAAACAATCAAGGGAGGATGTTGCTATGGGAGAGCAAGAAGGGATCAGACGAGAAAGTAGTCAGACTGATCCACGAGGTATAGACGAGATGAAGAACAGAATGGTTCCCGAAGGGTACGGTGCGATCCGCTGCATGTTTTATATCTTTTGCAGATGGTGAACGAGGAGGGGAATGGATCTCAGTAACCCGAAGCAGTAGGAGAGGGGGGACGAGAATGGATTGTGGCGGCGCTCAGGACTCTATGGAGACGTGCAGCAATCGATagagtgaagatggagatgtatCATGTTGAGGATCTGCGCTCATCTCGATAGGGAAGTGGATTTTGATTAGGGTGTGTGTGTGGATGTACTTTCCGACAATGACATACagatctctctctctctttttcttttttctcttttctagGTTCAGAGATCGATCAATAGTATTATTtgggtttttcttttttacaaataattctaatataataatagagattgttattaattaattattattgttatattattgttatttcCCTCATGCTGATCTCCTTTAATAGAAAACCAGAGAACATTTTCTATCTTCGCTTTTACCATATAAAttcctttattttattttattttatttattttctaagtagaagaatagaaagaataaataaataaataaataaataatattaatcatATTTCGTTTCCCCCTACCTTCCCTTATTGCATGTCTGGACCTCCCGATAGAGGTAGAAAGTTAGGGCATGATGGAACCTCCTGTCGGGAAGAGACTCAAGTAATTCCTACTACTTACATGTGTGTATCTGCAACCCACTTCCTCCCTTCCGGTCCCCATGAGGCCGCGGGGAAGTAGCCTCAACCTTCCGCAAAGTTCAACTGACCCAATTTAGTGTCCTTTTATGGGAGACTCGTCCGAATCTCTGTCACAAAATGGGCACAGACGCGAGGCCCAGACGATCGGCGAATCAACGTGCTTTGATCGCGAGGCCCTCATTTTGAATAGAAAGTAACCAAAGCCCTTGATTTGTCACCAGTGCAATGGTTTGAATTTGATCTACACGGGCCATAGAAGGTAAATGTATCGAATCCCCTTGCATCGACGTCTTCAATAGTCGATCTGAGCCAATGGCCGTCAACCATGAGGTTATGTCTCCTCTTAATCTACCTGGGATAGCATCGTATTCCTTCTCCACCCTCCCATCTAGAGACTCATGATGACTAAGTAAAAATAGTGCCTATTGTCTGCTGCCATGCGCAGGCACTGTGGCTGTTGCGGAACTGGTTCCGGCGCTTGTCCGATAGATATTCAAGACATAGGTTCGGAGAATACCATCGTGAGTCCAGCATCCCAAACTGAGAACCAACTATTCTAGATCTTGAGCATCATCCACAGGCAACTCAGATCGGACATCCGCGAACtgcagccacagccatgaTGAGACAAGGGGAACCCTTGTCCTTTGGGTGGGTTCGATCGCTCGagctacggagtactccgttTTCGATTTacaatgtatgtacatacagtcaTCTTGCAGCAGGCTCCATCTCACTCCCCTGTCTAGGGTAGCACATTGCCAGGGACCTAGAATATTCGAAAGATTGACAAAAGTACCAATGAAGCACCTTGACGAACCATGATAATGAACCATACATTAACATCCGACGCACAGGCGGACGCAGGTTCCCCGAGGTAAATCCCTCCTCCGCAGGAGGTGTTCAGAGCCAGATAGCACGAAGCAAGGACTCTGGGGCAGAGAGTAAATCATCCCCAAATCAAGAAGTTGCCTGAGACATTCTCAGTGAGGAGTCGGTGCCTACCAGACGTTGAATGTTTAACATGACCACATCGACCAATACTCGATCTCGACGCCATCGTATCAGAATCGACATTATCAGCGAGTATAGCCGAATGCGGCCGAGACGCTATCTTCCTAGCTTCCATAGAAGAAGGGGGTCAAAACACAGAGTTTCTGATCGTCACAGCCCCCGAGACGGACCCATTCACTTGGGTCACCGGGAAATCCCAGTGACCAGGATCTGACGGCTGTCAGACCCAACGATTATTAGTTCTGGGCTCTGGTTTCTTATTTTGGTTAAGACTGTGCTTAAGGCTGTCACCTGCTACGGAGCATGGTGATTTGGAATTGGTTTATTTGATGACGTCTCCAACGGGAGAGACAGATTTAGATCGCTCGAGGAGTTTCGCTAGATCCAACTAACAGGCCAAGGTGGAGATTGTTCAGTGAGGTCGCTCCGTAAATGGGATTCACGATGCTAGGATTTTCATGCTGGTCATCAGCCCATGAGGTCGGCGGCTTGCCCGCCCATCATCCCTACCCGGGATCTTTTGAGGCAGAGCCCGGGGACGGCGTACTTCGgtggagatgaagagaagcGGAGGATCCAAATACGGCATATTGGGCCCAAGTTCAAACAATACAAACAAGTGCAACAGCCCAGATGATGTGTGGACTGTTGTGACCCCGTTAGGATGGTTAGTGGTGGGTCTCATGGCAGCCCGGATAAGATCTGTCATATT
This window harbors:
- a CDS encoding putative HLH DNA binding domain protein, which produces MSSMTDDISRRYSLPSVRSIANAPNATEMTDDRRLPPLPRVDPLPRGPFNPLASKIFAPSPPSSQESFPVKSPFPASEHIVTPPSPANSADSSWPESLPSQKMFEWPQDLSSADLVNLIAPKHINRKPPLQQLCGRKRKGSMVTGECDDQREKHRIAEGNRRKNLSQLHRELDSRIHDFFLERAGWNPSKSLPESKEHIVQGAIFLIDFMLLIIVHLIRQENEMPRQLSEKLQPQIRCMQLQQLIANLQQQNQSAQQQIKSLKQENQLLEERNQALELQLKSYEHMFRSHKTEQPSPQPLTQFSDSRPRNMLPGLRVFCDEIAVNGTEASRFDPPHTGSSQSFSQSFLSHSPPMTGPSSPVFTQSTFSVPASRRQSIIPSP